The Roseovarius indicus genome has a segment encoding these proteins:
- a CDS encoding thiamine pyrophosphate-binding protein, with translation MEKMTGGQAAVKALEAEGVSTLFGLIGSATMEMFDALYDARGIRFIGVHDERTGTHMADGYARMSGQAGVILAGQNGPGATNLVTGLAQAKAAYSPVVSLAGALASGHVYRDAFQEVDQQALFKPVTKKVWTATGADRVPEMMREAFREALAPRRGPVQLNLPRDVLSGQAEFGAFQTPGQYRPFAAPAGAPEAIDRAAAMLAKAARPVIIAGGGIKNTGAAEPCLALAEAAGCPVVTSPGHGDAVPFGHPLNAGQMGPRGNVVASRLVKEADVILALGTRIGFNSTFYSYDNINERAEIIQVEMEPTAIGRYFPVSLGIHGDAPTVAGQLTAALAKMDARTKAEAWTEAFKAERSAYLQTRDAEADVDSTPLQPSGLFKTLRDVLPKDAAITMDAGTLCLQATDALNYWQPKSLFTPLDFGLVGFSFACGLGVKLAAPDRPVVSLMGDGGFGMTVSELSTAVDHGINTVTVVMNNCCWGAEKAYQRDFFGERYIGADVSSPPFDKLAELYGAKGYRADTLPQLAEAVEDALQCGKPAVIDTMVDPSALYSFRRDSFKHRGG, from the coding sequence ATGGAAAAGATGACGGGCGGGCAGGCCGCGGTGAAGGCGCTGGAGGCGGAAGGGGTCTCGACCCTGTTCGGTTTGATCGGTTCCGCGACGATGGAGATGTTTGACGCACTTTACGATGCCAGGGGCATCCGCTTCATCGGCGTGCATGACGAGCGGACCGGCACCCATATGGCCGATGGCTATGCCCGGATGAGCGGGCAGGCGGGGGTGATCCTTGCCGGGCAGAACGGGCCGGGGGCCACCAACTTGGTGACCGGGTTGGCGCAGGCGAAGGCCGCCTATTCGCCTGTCGTGAGCCTCGCCGGTGCCCTCGCAAGCGGGCATGTCTACCGTGACGCCTTCCAGGAGGTCGACCAACAGGCCCTGTTCAAGCCGGTCACCAAGAAGGTGTGGACGGCGACGGGCGCCGACCGTGTGCCCGAAATGATGCGCGAGGCGTTTCGCGAGGCATTGGCGCCGCGGCGCGGCCCGGTTCAGCTGAACCTGCCGCGCGACGTGCTGTCGGGACAGGCGGAGTTCGGCGCGTTCCAGACGCCTGGGCAATACCGCCCCTTCGCCGCCCCGGCGGGCGCGCCTGAGGCCATCGACCGGGCGGCCGCGATGCTGGCAAAGGCGGCGCGGCCCGTGATCATCGCCGGCGGCGGCATCAAGAACACCGGCGCAGCCGAGCCATGCCTCGCGCTGGCCGAGGCGGCGGGCTGTCCGGTGGTGACATCGCCCGGCCATGGTGACGCGGTGCCTTTCGGCCATCCTCTCAATGCAGGGCAGATGGGGCCCCGAGGGAATGTCGTTGCTTCGCGGCTGGTGAAGGAGGCCGATGTGATCCTTGCGCTCGGCACGCGGATCGGCTTCAACTCCACCTTCTACAGCTATGATAACATTAATGAACGGGCCGAGATAATACAGGTCGAAATGGAGCCGACGGCGATCGGGCGGTATTTCCCGGTGTCGTTGGGCATTCACGGAGACGCGCCCACGGTGGCGGGGCAACTGACTGCCGCGCTGGCGAAAATGGACGCGCGGACAAAGGCCGAGGCCTGGACCGAGGCTTTCAAGGCTGAGCGCTCGGCTTACCTTCAGACACGCGACGCCGAGGCCGATGTCGACTCCACGCCGTTGCAGCCCTCGGGCCTCTTCAAGACCTTGCGGGACGTGCTCCCGAAGGATGCGGCGATCACGATGGATGCCGGCACGCTCTGCCTTCAGGCGACCGACGCGCTGAACTACTGGCAGCCCAAGAGCCTGTTCACGCCGCTCGATTTCGGGCTGGTCGGGTTTTCCTTCGCCTGCGGGCTGGGCGTGAAGCTGGCCGCACCCGACCGGCCGGTGGTGTCGCTCATGGGCGATGGCGGGTTCGGCATGACCGTGTCCGAGCTGTCGACGGCGGTGGATCACGGGATCAATACCGTGACCGTGGTGATGAACAACTGCTGCTGGGGGGCCGAGAAGGCCTATCAGCGCGACTTCTTCGGCGAGCGCTACATCGGCGCCGATGTGTCTAGCCCGCCGTTCGACAAGCTGGCCGAGTTGTACGGGGCAAAGGGCTATCGGGCCGACACGCTGCCGCAACTGGCCGAGGCGGTGGAGGATGCACTGCAATGCGGCAAGCCCGCGGTGATCGACACGATGGTCGACCCTTCGGCGCTTTATTCATTCAGGCGAGACAGCTTCAAGCACCGGGGCGGGTAG
- a CDS encoding alpha/beta fold hydrolase — protein sequence MPVSRGGTAYDLTGPDDAPVVVLLHGLGLTRQVTWGGVAPVLADRFRVLSYDLLGHGETALPQGEVNLTALGQQLIDLMDELGIAQAALVGFSLGGMINRRVAMDHPGRVSALAILNSPHERGEAQQKLVEDRARETGTRGPAANIDATLERWFTEDFRNDHKEIVAEVRATVLANDHRNYAAHRVVLAEGVTELIRPEPPIHQPALVMTCQNDSGSTPAMSWAIAKEMGEADVVIVPELQHLGLIERPELFVGPLKTFLGQEGAQA from the coding sequence ATGCCTGTCAGCCGGGGTGGTACGGCCTATGACCTGACCGGGCCCGACGATGCACCGGTGGTCGTGCTGCTGCACGGGCTGGGGCTGACCCGGCAGGTGACATGGGGCGGGGTGGCCCCGGTGCTGGCCGATCGGTTCCGGGTGCTGAGCTATGACCTCCTGGGGCATGGCGAGACCGCGCTGCCGCAGGGCGAGGTCAATCTGACGGCGCTCGGGCAGCAACTGATCGACCTGATGGATGAGCTTGGGATCGCGCAGGCGGCGCTCGTGGGGTTCTCGCTGGGCGGGATGATCAACCGCCGGGTGGCGATGGATCACCCCGGCCGTGTGTCGGCGCTGGCGATCCTTAACTCGCCGCATGAGCGGGGCGAGGCGCAGCAGAAGCTCGTCGAGGACCGCGCGCGGGAGACCGGTACCCGCGGGCCGGCGGCCAATATCGACGCGACGTTGGAGCGGTGGTTCACAGAAGACTTTCGTAACGATCACAAAGAGATCGTTGCCGAAGTTCGCGCGACGGTTCTGGCCAATGATCATCGGAATTATGCCGCTCACCGCGTGGTGCTTGCGGAGGGTGTCACGGAACTGATCCGGCCCGAACCGCCGATCCATCAGCCGGCGCTGGTCATGACCTGCCAGAATGACAGCGGGTCGACCCCGGCGATGAGCTGGGCCATCGCAAAGGAAATGGGCGAGGCCGACGTGGTGATCGTGCCGGAGCTTCAGCACCTTGGCCTGATCGAGCGGCCCGAGCTGTTTGTCGGGCCGTTGAAGACCTTCCTTGGGCAGGAGGGGGCCCAGGCGTAG
- a CDS encoding amino acid synthesis family protein, giving the protein MPAEIRRTLLQVQTTYKEGWKEVATPTKLVAALAVIRNPWFGRGHVEDLSPEVQEICPEIGKLLTEMLLDVTGDALEGCGKASVVGMGGEVEHAQALTHSLWFGNQLRDAIKAKSYLAFTNCKGVAGQPIMIPLMHKDDAGMRSHYQTIHLDIPDAPGPDEVVVALGASVGGHPNHRIGDRYADLRAMGHDVDNPAGV; this is encoded by the coding sequence ATGCCGGCTGAGATCAGGCGCACGTTGCTGCAGGTTCAGACGACCTACAAGGAAGGCTGGAAAGAGGTGGCGACGCCCACCAAGCTGGTGGCCGCGTTGGCCGTCATTCGCAACCCGTGGTTCGGGAGGGGCCATGTCGAGGATCTGAGCCCCGAGGTTCAGGAGATCTGCCCCGAGATCGGCAAGCTGCTGACCGAGATGCTGCTCGACGTCACGGGCGACGCGCTGGAAGGGTGCGGCAAGGCCTCGGTCGTGGGCATGGGGGGCGAAGTGGAACACGCGCAGGCGCTGACCCATTCCTTGTGGTTTGGCAACCAGTTACGGGATGCAATCAAGGCAAAATCCTACCTCGCTTTCACCAACTGCAAGGGCGTCGCGGGGCAGCCGATCATGATTCCGCTGATGCACAAGGACGATGCCGGGATGCGTTCTCATTACCAGACCATACACCTCGATATCCCCGATGCGCCGGGGCCGGATGAGGTGGTGGTGGCGCTTGGCGCGTCGGTGGGCGGGCACCCGAACCACCGGATCGGCGACCGCTATGCCGATTTGCGGGCCATGGGCCACGACGTCGACAACCCGGCGGGCGTGTGA
- a CDS encoding LLM class flavin-dependent oxidoreductase: MKFHLAINLERMSPETDMREVRDHTLEMVKMADAAGFEIAWAAEHHALEMTIAPNPFQILTWWGEHAKNIRLGIGVVNAAYWHPINLAGEAAMLDLLSDGRLEFGIGSGAYQREFDRMKPGLDQRDSWRYMQEMLPVVLKLWEGDYAHDGEFWQFPTATSCPKPVQQKVPVWVAARAPITFDYAVEHDCDILSWPLTMPLSEVQTYRRRLDEAVDKAGKPYKGTWAVMRHSAVYETEDDRKAAMGSIRHVLGQFGNLMMKKGEVINGFPEQVPLEELDGNARVDPEMLEENLMFGTPDQVVEKLKAHEAVGADAFVYYASMGMDMAQQKRSLQLFIDKVMPEFAEKEMAHAG, translated from the coding sequence ATGAAGTTCCATTTGGCAATCAACCTTGAGCGCATGAGCCCCGAGACAGATATGCGGGAGGTGCGCGACCATACGCTGGAAATGGTGAAAATGGCCGATGCGGCCGGGTTCGAGATCGCCTGGGCGGCCGAGCACCACGCGCTCGAGATGACGATTGCGCCGAACCCGTTCCAGATCCTGACGTGGTGGGGCGAGCACGCGAAGAACATCCGGCTGGGCATCGGTGTGGTGAACGCGGCTTACTGGCACCCGATCAACCTGGCCGGCGAGGCCGCGATGCTGGACCTGCTGAGCGATGGAAGGCTGGAATTCGGTATCGGATCAGGCGCTTACCAGCGGGAGTTCGATCGAATGAAGCCTGGTCTCGATCAGCGTGACAGCTGGCGCTACATGCAGGAAATGCTGCCGGTGGTGCTCAAGCTCTGGGAGGGGGATTATGCTCATGACGGCGAGTTCTGGCAGTTTCCCACCGCCACATCCTGCCCCAAACCGGTGCAGCAAAAGGTGCCCGTCTGGGTGGCCGCGCGGGCGCCGATCACTTTCGATTATGCCGTCGAACATGATTGCGACATCCTGAGCTGGCCACTGACGATGCCGCTTTCGGAGGTGCAGACGTATCGCCGGCGGCTGGACGAGGCGGTCGATAAGGCGGGCAAGCCCTACAAGGGAACCTGGGCCGTAATGCGCCATTCCGCCGTCTACGAGACCGAGGATGACCGCAAGGCGGCGATGGGTTCGATCCGGCATGTGTTGGGGCAATTCGGCAACCTGATGATGAAAAAAGGCGAGGTTATCAACGGCTTCCCGGAACAAGTTCCACTCGAAGAGCTGGACGGGAATGCCAGGGTCGACCCCGAGATGCTGGAAGAGAACCTGATGTTCGGCACGCCCGATCAGGTGGTCGAGAAGCTCAAGGCGCATGAGGCCGTGGGGGCCGATGCGTTTGTCTATTACGCGTCGATGGGCATGGACATGGCGCAGCAGAAACGCTCGCTGCAGCTGTTCATCGACAAGGTGATGCCGGAATTCGCAGAAAAGGAGATGGCCCATGCCGGCTGA
- a CDS encoding aldehyde dehydrogenase — MIEEYRMLIGGAWVAASDGGTFETTNPATGKVWAIAPEATAEDIDRAVKAAHEACYEGPWARMTPTERGRCLRKLGDLLADRSEALGEIETRDSGKMFKETRWQAKYIAEFFHFYAGAADKISGETLPIDKPDLFVFTNREPVGVVAAVVPWNSQLFLTSVKIGPALAAGNTVVLKTSEHAPATILEFGKLIAEAGIPDGVVNIVSGHGDPCGKVLTSHPLVARVSFTGGPVAARHVVMNSASNFAEVSLELGGKSPFIVFDDADVESAVNGSVAGIFGASGQSCVAGSRLIVHEDVADEFIARMKAIAEGIRIGDPMAEETEMGPLCTRGQLETIEREVVGAVAQGATVVCGGRRAEAGEMFFQPTVIDCPSPDLKIVDTELFGPVLCVLRFRTEEEALRLANDTEHGLAAGIFTRDSARALRMSRAVRAGIVWVNTYRVISPIAEFGGNKASGYGRESGLQAVYDYTRPKTVWMNMSDAPVGNPFQMR, encoded by the coding sequence ATGATCGAAGAATACAGGATGCTGATCGGCGGCGCGTGGGTCGCCGCGTCGGACGGGGGCACGTTTGAAACGACGAACCCCGCAACCGGCAAAGTCTGGGCCATCGCCCCGGAAGCCACGGCCGAAGACATCGACCGCGCGGTGAAAGCGGCGCACGAGGCCTGTTATGAAGGTCCTTGGGCGCGGATGACACCCACCGAGCGGGGCCGCTGCCTGCGCAAGCTGGGCGATCTTCTGGCCGACCGGTCGGAGGCGTTGGGCGAGATCGAGACGCGCGACAGCGGCAAGATGTTCAAGGAAACCCGCTGGCAGGCAAAGTACATCGCCGAGTTCTTTCATTTCTACGCCGGCGCCGCCGACAAGATCAGCGGCGAGACGCTGCCAATCGACAAGCCCGACCTCTTCGTTTTCACCAACCGCGAACCGGTGGGCGTCGTTGCCGCCGTGGTGCCATGGAACAGCCAGCTGTTTCTGACCTCGGTGAAGATCGGCCCGGCGTTGGCGGCTGGAAATACGGTGGTTCTGAAGACCTCGGAACACGCGCCGGCAACGATCCTCGAATTCGGAAAGTTGATTGCCGAGGCGGGGATACCGGATGGCGTGGTGAATATCGTCTCCGGTCATGGCGACCCGTGCGGCAAGGTGCTGACCTCGCATCCTCTGGTGGCGCGGGTCAGCTTTACCGGCGGGCCTGTGGCGGCGCGGCATGTGGTGATGAACTCGGCCAGCAACTTTGCCGAGGTGAGCCTCGAGCTTGGCGGCAAATCGCCCTTCATCGTGTTCGATGATGCAGATGTGGAAAGCGCCGTAAACGGGTCTGTTGCCGGGATTTTCGGCGCTTCGGGGCAAAGCTGTGTGGCTGGCTCGCGGCTGATCGTGCACGAAGACGTGGCGGACGAGTTCATCGCCCGGATGAAGGCGATCGCGGAGGGCATCCGCATCGGTGACCCGATGGCCGAAGAGACCGAGATGGGCCCGCTCTGCACCAGGGGCCAGCTCGAGACGATCGAGCGGGAGGTGGTCGGCGCGGTCGCGCAAGGTGCGACGGTGGTCTGCGGCGGGCGCCGGGCCGAGGCGGGCGAGATGTTCTTTCAGCCCACCGTGATCGATTGCCCGTCGCCCGATCTGAAGATCGTCGATACCGAGCTGTTCGGCCCCGTCCTGTGTGTCCTGCGGTTCCGGACCGAGGAGGAAGCGCTGCGTCTTGCCAACGATACCGAGCACGGGCTGGCTGCCGGCATCTTCACCCGCGACAGTGCCCGCGCCCTGAGGATGAGCCGCGCGGTGCGCGCTGGCATCGTCTGGGTGAACACCTACCGGGTGATTTCACCGATAGCGGAGTTCGGGGGCAACAAGGCCTCGGGCTATGGCCGGGAAAGCGGGCTTCAGGCCGTCTACGATTACACCCGTCCCAAGACAGTCTGGATGAACATGTCCGACGCGCCGGTCGGAAACCCGTTCCAGATGCGATGA
- a CDS encoding flavin reductase family protein, whose product MFRQIDGLVPREDFISAMRRVAASVTVVTTDGPAGRAGATVSAFSSVSADPPTVLVCLHAQSRIAGFVQENKRFCVNVLPERSSDIADRFAGRHDGSVPDRFDGIEVFAPRGHAPVIDGATAFQCDLQQVVRSGSHLIVVGHVRDVLDSAAPPLAYRDGAYHRVVPHARAG is encoded by the coding sequence ATGTTCCGGCAGATCGACGGGCTTGTGCCCAGAGAGGACTTCATCTCGGCAATGCGGCGCGTTGCGGCCTCTGTGACGGTGGTGACGACAGACGGCCCGGCGGGCCGGGCCGGTGCGACAGTCAGTGCGTTCTCCTCTGTCTCGGCCGATCCACCGACCGTGCTGGTTTGTCTTCACGCCCAAAGCCGCATTGCGGGGTTCGTGCAGGAAAACAAACGCTTCTGCGTCAATGTTCTTCCCGAACGTTCCTCGGACATCGCCGACCGCTTCGCCGGGCGGCATGATGGCAGCGTGCCTGACAGGTTCGACGGTATCGAGGTGTTTGCACCGAGAGGCCACGCGCCAGTGATCGACGGGGCGACGGCGTTTCAGTGCGATCTGCAACAGGTCGTGCGCTCTGGCAGCCACCTGATCGTCGTGGGCCATGTCCGCGATGTTCTGGACAGCGCGGCGCCGCCGCTGGCCTATCGCGACGGGGCGTATCACCGGGTCGTGCCCCACGCCCGCGCCGGATGA
- a CDS encoding LysR family transcriptional regulator, producing the protein MNITALQTFLAIVDTGSLVRASQVLHVTQSTVTARLKTLEDELGQQLLNRQKSGTTLTPAGTRLLRYARIMTGLWRQAQHETSLPAGLASVCTLGCDRELWHGPGRNFFNGLISGNPEMAVSVLQGSGRDLEEWLATGVVDVILTFDTLTRGNQTVHALPPEELVLYSDDPETPIDAGSFYIFVDHGEEFRRQHAETYYGAGVARVSFDSSWWALQTMLDRGGSAYLPRSLAAPYVDDGLLHQLDAPIYTRKKNLIVNDASAQNWTWFTPLVAVLRTAASG; encoded by the coding sequence ATGAACATCACAGCCCTTCAGACCTTCCTTGCCATCGTCGATACCGGCAGCCTTGTGCGGGCCTCGCAGGTTCTGCACGTCACCCAGTCGACCGTCACCGCCCGGCTGAAGACGCTGGAAGACGAGCTTGGCCAGCAGCTGCTCAACAGGCAGAAATCGGGCACCACGCTGACGCCGGCGGGTACCAGGCTCTTGCGATATGCCCGCATCATGACCGGGCTCTGGCGCCAGGCGCAGCATGAAACCAGCCTGCCCGCCGGGCTTGCCTCGGTCTGCACGCTCGGGTGCGACCGCGAGCTTTGGCATGGGCCGGGGCGCAACTTCTTCAACGGGCTGATATCCGGCAACCCGGAAATGGCGGTCTCGGTCCTGCAGGGCAGTGGCAGGGATCTCGAGGAATGGCTCGCGACCGGTGTCGTCGATGTCATTCTGACCTTCGATACCCTCACGAGGGGCAACCAGACGGTGCACGCCCTTCCGCCCGAGGAGCTGGTGCTCTACTCCGACGACCCGGAGACGCCGATCGACGCCGGGTCGTTCTACATCTTCGTCGATCATGGCGAGGAATTCCGCCGGCAGCACGCCGAAACCTACTATGGCGCCGGGGTCGCGCGGGTCAGCTTCGACAGCTCGTGGTGGGCGCTCCAAACCATGCTCGATCGCGGCGGCTCGGCCTACCTGCCGCGCTCGCTGGCCGCGCCATACGTCGACGACGGGCTTCTGCATCAGCTCGACGCGCCGATCTACACGCGCAAAAAGAATCTCATCGTCAACGACGCATCGGCCCAGAACTGGACATGGTTCACCCCCCTTGTGGCCGTGCTCAGGACGGCTGCTTCGGGTTAA
- a CDS encoding ABC transporter substrate-binding protein has protein sequence MKKLSALMGGTALMVAGPAMAADIVIGVPNWPSVNATAHILKVAIEQNLGLEVELQNGTNPIVFEAMDTGAMHVHPEVWMPNQQNLHDTYVKDKGTVVMNPNGVEAFQGMCVDKATADANGITAIEDLTNPDIASLFDSDGDGEGELWIGAPGWASTNVEKIRAKSYGYDQTFELTEIDETVAYANLDNAIKAGDPWVGFCYTPHYVFELHDLQILEEPDYDPEKWTVIQPTDDPDWLEKSDAGVAWDLAYLHVHYAKELEDSYPSVATLLGNVDLTTDQVSAMTYALVIDGIEPMAYAEQWVADNEDAVLTWMTE, from the coding sequence ATGAAAAAGCTTTCAGCCCTCATGGGCGGGACAGCGCTGATGGTTGCGGGGCCGGCGATGGCGGCGGATATCGTCATCGGCGTACCAAACTGGCCGTCGGTGAACGCGACGGCGCATATTCTCAAGGTGGCGATCGAACAGAATCTCGGGCTCGAGGTCGAGCTGCAGAACGGCACCAACCCGATCGTCTTCGAGGCGATGGACACCGGCGCCATGCATGTGCACCCCGAAGTCTGGATGCCCAACCAGCAGAACCTGCACGACACCTATGTGAAGGACAAGGGCACCGTGGTGATGAACCCCAACGGCGTCGAGGCCTTCCAGGGCATGTGCGTCGACAAGGCCACCGCCGATGCCAACGGCATCACCGCGATCGAGGATCTCACCAACCCCGACATCGCCTCGCTCTTCGACAGCGATGGCGACGGCGAGGGGGAGCTCTGGATCGGGGCGCCCGGCTGGGCCTCGACCAATGTCGAGAAAATCCGGGCGAAATCGTATGGTTACGACCAGACCTTCGAGCTGACCGAAATCGACGAAACGGTGGCCTATGCCAATCTCGACAATGCCATCAAGGCGGGCGATCCGTGGGTCGGCTTCTGCTACACGCCGCATTACGTCTTTGAACTGCACGACCTGCAGATCCTGGAAGAGCCCGATTACGACCCCGAGAAATGGACCGTGATCCAGCCTACCGACGACCCCGACTGGCTTGAGAAATCCGATGCCGGCGTGGCCTGGGACCTGGCCTATCTGCATGTCCACTATGCCAAGGAGCTGGAAGACAGCTATCCGAGCGTCGCCACCCTTCTGGGCAATGTCGACCTGACCACCGACCAGGTCTCGGCCATGACCTATGCGCTGGTGATCGATGGCATCGAACCGATGGCCTATGCCGAACAGTGGGTCGCCGATAACGAAGATGCCGTGCTCACCTGGATGACCGAGTGA
- a CDS encoding quaternary amine ABC transporter ATP-binding protein — protein sequence MSETVVKLTDVWKIFGERAEEAMTAVKSEGIGKPQVLERFGCVVGVQGASFEVPRGEIFCIMGLSGSGKSTLVRHVNRLIEPTAGSIEILGRDVSAISESELRRIRAQQIGMVFQHMALMPHRSVRDNVAYPLEIRKVSKAKRWAISDHALGLVDLTGYEDRLPKELSGGMQQRVGIARALASDPEILLMDEPFSALDPLIRLQLQDQFKALVAQLKKTTLFITHDLDEAIRIGHRIAIMKDGVIVQIGTPEDIVMNPADDYVREFVQGISKLKLVKAHSIMEPLDSHKGSLDGAPRADEGADLDQLIDLSVGTDQPVVITEGGTDVGVVTKPRLLRGIQGGKDD from the coding sequence ATGAGCGAAACAGTCGTCAAGTTGACGGATGTCTGGAAGATCTTCGGCGAGCGCGCCGAGGAAGCCATGACCGCCGTCAAATCCGAAGGGATCGGCAAGCCGCAGGTGCTCGAGCGCTTCGGCTGCGTGGTCGGTGTTCAGGGGGCCAGCTTCGAAGTGCCCCGGGGTGAAATCTTCTGCATCATGGGGCTGTCGGGCTCCGGCAAATCGACGCTGGTGCGGCACGTCAACCGGCTGATCGAACCCACCGCCGGCAGCATCGAGATCCTCGGCCGGGATGTCTCGGCCATCTCCGAAAGCGAGCTGCGCCGTATCCGCGCCCAGCAGATCGGCATGGTCTTCCAGCACATGGCGCTGATGCCGCACCGCTCGGTGCGCGACAACGTCGCCTACCCGCTTGAGATCCGCAAGGTGTCCAAGGCGAAACGCTGGGCGATCTCGGATCATGCACTGGGGCTGGTTGACCTGACCGGCTATGAAGACAGGCTCCCGAAAGAGCTGTCGGGCGGCATGCAGCAGCGCGTGGGCATCGCCCGGGCGCTGGCCTCCGACCCCGAGATCCTGCTGATGGACGAGCCCTTTTCTGCGCTCGATCCGCTCATCCGGCTGCAATTGCAGGACCAGTTCAAGGCGCTGGTCGCACAGCTCAAGAAGACCACGCTTTTCATCACCCACGACCTCGACGAGGCGATCCGCATCGGTCACCGCATCGCCATCATGAAAGACGGCGTGATCGTGCAGATCGGCACACCCGAGGATATCGTGATGAACCCGGCCGACGATTACGTGCGCGAGTTCGTGCAGGGCATCTCCAAGCTCAAGCTGGTGAAAGCCCACTCGATCATGGAACCGCTCGACAGCCACAAGGGCTCGCTCGACGGGGCGCCGCGTGCCGACGAGGGTGCCGACCTCGACCAGCTGATCGACCTCTCCGTTGGCACCGACCAACCAGTGGTCATCACCGAAGGCGGCACCGATGTGGGTGTCGTGACAAAACCGCGCCTGCTGCGCGGCATCCAGGGGGGCAAAGATGACTGA
- a CDS encoding ABC transporter permease, with protein MTDATDMKVTAASDIEVDHEALDASIREFAGPNGEYYVGAFHKIHEATGFVPRTFNIWAAVLGPLWAASRAIWGMFWSFLILEIIAWVQIGRGAWGNPGADMADRAARQQARAEELMQRANEATEQADVDRFTKLAENIQKAADASFERAEAAQAEALGIMLTGLVLLAVFKIIQGLYADPVYEKQYSRWRIDPAATESGRSTRNTVMGVVLTLLIGPLIVYKFTVNASFALLDAFPEQEVSAMILGDGAGTIFSNLASWMEARIDAAAAAGGDVFDGIVAGVRGVLDALTLALNGSPWPVVMLVIVVTAWRSAGPRVAIFTAAALAYTALLGYWAVAMETVALVGAAVILCVVIGIPLGIWFGKSRRAYNMAEPVLDLMQTLPAFVYLIPIIAFFGTGNPPGILATIIFGMPPVIRLTALGMRGVPDSIKEAAVAFGASKWQLLKDVEIPLALPSIMTGVNQTILMCLSMVVIISLIGGGGLGKEILEALQYAAKGPGLLGGFAILFLAMVMDRIVQGAFRREDQKD; from the coding sequence ATGACTGACGCAACCGACATGAAAGTCACCGCCGCCTCGGATATCGAGGTGGATCACGAGGCGCTCGACGCCTCCATCCGGGAATTCGCGGGGCCGAACGGCGAGTATTACGTCGGCGCGTTCCACAAGATCCACGAGGCCACCGGCTTCGTGCCGCGCACTTTCAACATATGGGCCGCCGTGCTAGGGCCGCTCTGGGCCGCGAGTCGGGCGATCTGGGGGATGTTCTGGTCGTTCCTGATCCTCGAGATCATCGCCTGGGTGCAGATCGGGCGTGGCGCCTGGGGCAACCCCGGCGCCGATATGGCCGACCGCGCCGCGCGCCAGCAGGCCCGTGCCGAGGAGCTGATGCAACGGGCGAACGAGGCCACCGAGCAGGCCGATGTCGACCGCTTCACCAAGCTGGCCGAGAACATCCAGAAGGCTGCCGACGCCAGCTTCGAACGGGCCGAGGCCGCCCAGGCCGAGGCGCTGGGGATCATGCTGACCGGTCTTGTCCTGCTGGCGGTCTTCAAGATCATCCAGGGGCTTTATGCCGATCCGGTCTATGAAAAGCAGTACTCCCGCTGGCGGATCGACCCCGCCGCAACGGAAAGCGGTCGATCGACGCGCAACACCGTGATGGGTGTGGTGCTGACGCTGCTGATCGGGCCGCTCATCGTCTACAAGTTCACCGTAAACGCCTCGTTCGCGCTGCTCGATGCCTTCCCGGAACAGGAGGTGTCGGCGATGATCCTCGGCGATGGGGCAGGCACGATTTTCTCCAATCTTGCCAGCTGGATGGAGGCGCGCATTGATGCGGCCGCCGCGGCCGGGGGCGATGTCTTCGATGGCATCGTCGCGGGCGTGCGCGGCGTGCTCGACGCGCTGACGCTGGCCCTGAACGGCTCGCCCTGGCCGGTGGTCATGCTGGTGATCGTCGTCACCGCATGGCGCTCGGCCGGGCCGCGCGTGGCGATCTTTACCGCCGCGGCGCTGGCCTATACGGCGCTGCTGGGCTATTGGGCCGTCGCGATGGAGACGGTGGCGCTGGTGGGCGCGGCGGTGATCCTCTGCGTGGTGATCGGCATTCCGCTGGGCATCTGGTTCGGCAAGTCGCGCCGGGCCTACAACATGGCAGAGCCGGTGCTCGACCTGATGCAGACCCTGCCCGCCTTCGTCTACCTGATCCCGATCATCGCGTTTTTCGGCACCGGCAACCCGCCGGGGATTTTGGCGACGATCATCTTCGGGATGCCGCCGGTGATCCGCCTGACGGCGCTGGGGATGCGCGGCGTGCCCGACAGCATCAAGGAGGCCGCCGTGGCCTTCGGCGCCTCCAAGTGGCAATTGCTGAAGGACGTGGAGATCCCCCTTGCCCTGCCCTCGATCATGACCGGCGTGAACCAAACCATCCTGATGTGCCTGTCGATGGTCGTGATCATCTCGCTGATCGGCGGCGGGGGCCTGGGCAAGGAGATCCTCGAAGCGTTGCAATACGCGGCCAAGGGCCCCGGCCTGCTGGGCGGCTTCGCCATCCTTTTCCTCGCCATGGTGATGGACCGGATCGTGCAGGGCGCCTTCCGCCGCGAGGATCAGAAGGACTGA